A genomic window from Vitis riparia cultivar Riparia Gloire de Montpellier isolate 1030 chromosome 18, EGFV_Vit.rip_1.0, whole genome shotgun sequence includes:
- the LOC117906921 gene encoding jasmonate O-methyltransferase-like isoform X2 — MQTLHMNAGSGETSYAKNSSVQSNIISTAKPVTEEAILDIFNNVLPESVGIADLGCSSGPNALLVVSEILDVIYAKWQQLGRPCSPEFRVYLNDLIGNDFNNVFGSLPAFYNKLKEEKGSEFGPCFISGVPGSFYGRVFPSKSLHFVHSSSSLHWLSQVPPGLESKDGRGSWNKGKIYISKTSPDCVLEAYSSQFQKDWSVFLKSRAEEIVGGGRMVLSFMGRRSTDPRSKESCYQWELLARALMSMVSEGLIEEKKVDSFDAPYYAPSPEEVKFGIYKEGSFILDRLEMFEIDWDGGDGDNYDATPTSSTLSNGARVAKTIRAVVESMLASHFGGDVMDGLFQRYGEMVGDHLAKTRAKYINLVISLVRKV; from the exons ATGCAAACGCTTCACATGAACGCCGGATCTGGGGAGACCAGTTATGCAAAGAACTCGTCGGTTCAG aGCAACATTATATCCACAGCGAAACCAGTGACGGAGGAAGCTATACTAGATATATTCAACAATGTCTTGCCTGAGAGCGTAGGCATTGCGGATTTGGGTTGCTCATCTGGACCCAACGCCTTGTTGGTGGTGTCAGAGATACTGGACGTGATATATGCCAAATGGCAGCAGCTGGGTCGTCCTTGTTCGCCTGAGTTTAGGGTGTACTTGAATGATCTCATCGGCAATGACTTCAACAATGTGTTTGGCTCACTCCCTGCATTTTACAACAAACTCAAGGAAGAGAAAGGCTCCGAGTTTGGGCCATGTTTTATATCGGGTGTGCCTGGTTCATTTTACGGGAGGGTGTTCCCAAGCAAGAGTCTCCACTTCGTGCACTCTTCTTCCAGTCTCCACTGGCTCTCTCAG GTTCCACCGGGTCTAGAGAGCAAGGATGGGAGAGGGAGCTGGAACAAGGGAAAAATTTACATATCAAAGACGAGTCCAGATTGCGTTTTGGAGGCATACTCATCGCAGTTCCAGAAGGACTGGTCAGTGTTTCTCAAGTCACGTGCAGAAGAAATAGTGGGGGGAGGACGCATGGTGTTGTCCTTCATGGGCAGGAGATCCACAGACCCTCGTTCAAAAGAGAGTTGCTACCAGTGGGAGCTCTTAGCCCGAGCACTCATGAGCATGGTTTCGGAG GGTCTAATTGAGGAGAAAAAGGTTGATTCATTCGATGCTCCATACTATGCACCAAGTCCGGAAGAAGTGAAATTTGGAATATACAAAGAGGGGTCATTCATCTTAGATCGGTTGGAAATGTTTGAAATTGATTGGGATGGAGGTGATGGTGATAATTATGATGCAACTCCCACGTCCTCAACACTATCAAATGGAGCACGAGTGGCTAAGACAATTAGAGCTGTGGTTGAGTCCATGCTAGCAAGCCATTTTGGAGGAGATGTAATGGATGGTTTATTTCAAAGGTACGGTGAGATGGTGGGCGATCACTTGGCAAAGACAAGGGCTAAGTATATTAATTTGGTCATCTCCCTCGTAAGAAAAGTTTAA
- the LOC117906211 gene encoding uncharacterized protein LOC117906211, which yields MDSIDFDSVKLEKANAMRKYHTLRKFANFLRVLEVSVVLFIMLFWSSKRVSNAVKIFSEYLRELCVVLANPRFMFLIGNAIIITLFVKSGRFSGENPDRGNAEPDLYDEYVQHSENSQKVVSQIDCAVTKVSHDDDFVKHSESQQKGFSEIDSQVPATSDDRQIVCWENALHTVLPDPVTTVTKKVPETKFYRRTKSETIRRESAEKPSRELRRSETDKFQKMDSSGGKSARRLSRVDELSNEEFRRKVEAFIEKQQRLLREENLAIVPSKQN from the coding sequence ATGGATTCGATCGATTTTGATAGCGTCAAACTTGAGAAAGCAAACGCCATGCGCAAGTATCATACACTTCGAAAGTTTGCCAACTTTTTGCGAGTGCTCGAGGTTTCTGTGGTACTGTTCATCATGCTGTTTTGGTCTTCAAAGCGAGTTTCGAACGCCGTAAAGATCTTCTCCGAGTACCTCCGGGAACTCTGTGTGGTTCTCGCTAATCCTCGATTCATGTTCCTAATCGGAAATGCAATAATCATCACTCTCTTCGTCAAATCCGGTCGCTTCTCCGGCGAAAACCCCGACAGGGGCAATGCCGAACCAGATCTCTACGACGAGTACGTCCAGCACAGCGAGAATAGCCAGAAGGTCGTTTCCCAAATTGACTGCGCGGTGACAAAGGTCAGCCACGACGATGACTTCGTCAAGCACAGTGAGTCGCAGCAGAAAGGTTTCTCCGAAATTGATTCACAAGTTCCGGCGACAAGCGACGACAGGCAGATTGTCTGCTGGGAGAATGCACTCCATACTGTTCTTCCGGATCCGGTTACAACCGTTACAAAGAAAGTTCCGGAGACGAAATTTTATCGAAGGACAAAGTCGGAGACCATCCGACGCGAGAGTGCCGAGAAGCCTAGTAGAGAGCTGCGGCGATCAGAGACAGATAAGTTTCAGAAAATGGATAGTTCCGGCGGTAAATCGGCGAGAAGATTGTCTAGGGTGGACGAATTGAGCAATGAGGAGTTCAGACGCAAGGTAGAAGCGTTCATTGAAAAGCAACAGAGGCTTCTAAGGGAAGAGAACTTGGCAATCGTCCCGAGCAAACAGAACTGA
- the LOC117906920 gene encoding jasmonate O-methyltransferase-like, translating into MQTLHMNAGSGETSYAKNSWVQSNIISAGKRITEEAILDMLSNHLSADSIGIGDLGCSSGPNTLLVISEILNVIYAKWCLQGCGSSPEFRVYLNDLTTNDFNNVFGSLPAFYTKLKEEKGSGFGPCFIVGMPGSFYGRLFPTKSMHFVHSSSSLHWLSQVPPGLDSKATTHLNRGKIYISKTSPLCVLEAYLIQFQKDFSLFLKSRSEEIVPKGRMVLSFMGRRSPDPAADESCYQFELLARALMSMVSEGLVEEEKADSFNLPYYTPSPEEVEFEIQKEGSFILDRLETFEIDWINGNDGNSSVSEGVYPTSEALSRGHGHSKGIRAVVESMLEFHFGGHIMDDLFTRYGDIVDEHLSKTTPKYIVLVISLVKKG; encoded by the exons ATGCAAACGCTTCACATGAACGCCGGATCTGGGGAGACCAGTTATGCAAAGAACTCGTGGGTTCAG AGCAACATTATATCTGCTGGGAAGCGCATAACTGAGGAAGCTATACTAGACATGTTGAGCAACCACTTGTCTGCAGACAGCATAGGCATTGGGGATTTGGGATGCTCATCTGGACCCAACACCTTATTGGTGATATCAGAGATATTGAACGTCATATATGCCAAATGGTGCCTGCAGGGCTGTGGTTCATCACCGGAGTTTAGGGTGTACTTGAATGATCTTACCACCAATGACTTCAATAATGTATTTGGCTCACTCCCAGCTTTTTACACCAAATTGAAGGAAGAAAAGGGTTCAGGATTCGGGCCATGTTTTATAGTTGGGATGCCTGGTTCATTTTATGGGAGGCTGTTCCCAACCAAGAGTATGCACTTTGTGCACTCCTCTTCCAGCCTTCATTGGCTCTCTCAG GTTCCACCTGGTTTGGACAGCAAGGCCACCACACACTTAAACAGGGGAAAGATTTATATATCAAAGACAAGCCCGCTTTGCGTTCTGGAAGCATACTTGATTCAATTCCAGAAGGACTTCTCACTATTTCTCAAGTCACGATCGGAAGAGATAGTTCCCAAAGGACGCATGGTATTGTCATTCATGGGTAGGAGATCTCCAGATCCCGCTGCAGATGAGAGTTGCTACCAATTTGAACTCTTAGCACGAGCACTAATGAGCATGGTCTCTGAG GGCCTTGTTGAAGAAGAGAAGGCTGATTCTTTCAATTTGCCCTACTACACACCGTCTCCTGAAGAAGTGGAGTTTGAGATACAAAAAGAAGGGTCATTCATCCTCGACCGCCTCGAGACTTTTGAAATTGATTGGATTAATGGAAATGATGGGAATAGCTCTGTGAGTGAAGGTGTgtatcccacatcggaagcacTATCGAGGGGACATGGACACTCAAAGGGTATTAGAGCTGTGGTGGAGTCCATGCTGGAATTCCACTTTGGAGGACATATAATGGATGATCTATTTACAAGGTATGGCGACATTGTGGATGAACACTTGTCAAAGACTACACCCAAATACATCGTTTTGGTTATTTCCCTTGTCAAAAaaggttaa
- the LOC117906922 gene encoding jasmonate O-methyltransferase-like yields the protein MEVMQVLHMNKGAGETSYATNSTVQSNIISTAKPVTEEAILDIFNNVLPESVGIADLGCSSGPNTLLVVSEILDVIYAKWQQLGRPCSPEFRVYLNDLIGNDFNNVFGLLPSFYNKLKEEKGSEFGPCFISGVPGSFYGRVFPSKSLHFVHSSSSLHWLSQVPPGLESKDGRGSWNKGKIYISKTSPDCVLEAYSSQFQKDWSVFLKSRAEEIVGGGRMVLSFMGRRSTDPRSKEGCYQWELLARALMSMVSEGLIEVKKVDSFNAPYYAPSPEEVKFGIYKEGSFILDRLEMFEIDWDGGDGDNYDATPTSSTLSNGARVAKTIRAVVESMLASHFGGDVMDSLFQRYGEMVGDHLAKTRAKYINLVISLVRKV from the exons ATGGAAGTGATGCAAGTACTCCATATGAACAAAGGGGCTGGGGAGACAAGTTACGCAACCAACTCCACAGTTCAG agCAACATTATATCCACAGCGAAACCAGTGACGGAGGAAGCTATACTAGATATATTCAACAATGTCTTGCCTGAGAGCGTAGGCATTGCGGATTTGGGTTGCTCATCTGGACCCAACACCTTGTTGGTGGTGTCAGAGATACTGGACGTGATATATGCCAAATGGCAGCAGCTGGGTCGTCCTTGTTCGCCTGAGTTTAGGGTGTACTTGAATGATCTCATCGGCAATGACTTCAACAATGTGTTTGGCTTACTCCCTTCATTTTACAACAAACTCAAGGAAGAGAAAGGCTCCGAGTTTGGGCCATGTTTTATATCGGGTGTGCCTGGTTCATTTTACGGGAGGGTGTTCCCAAGCAAGAGTCTCCACTTCGTGCACTCTTCTTCCAGTCTCCACTGGCTCTCTCAG GTTCCACCGGGTCTAGAGAGCAAGGACGGGAGAGGGAGCTGGAACAAGGGAAAAATTTACATATCAAAGACGAGTCCAGATTGCGTTTTGGAAGCATACTCATCGCAGTTCCAGAAGGACTGGTCAGTGTTTCTCAAGTCACGTGCAGAAGAAATAGTGGGGGGAGGACGCATGGTGTTGTCCTTCATGGGCAGAAGATCCACAGACCCTCGTTCAAAAGAGGGTTGCTACCAGTGGGAGCTCTTAGCCCGAGCACTCATGAGCATGGTTTCGGAG GGTCTAATTGAGGTGAAAAAGGTTGATTCCTTCAATGCTCCATACTATGCACCAAGTCCGGAAGAAGTGAAATTTGGAATATACAAAGAGGGGTCATTTATCTTAGATCGGTTGGAAATGTTTGAAATTGATTGGGATGGAGGTGATGGTGATAATTATGATGCAACTCCCACGTCCTCAACGCTATCAAATGGAGCACGAGTGGCTAAGACAATTAGAGCTGTGGTTGAGTCCATGCTAGCAAGCCATTTTGGAGGAGATGTAATGGATAGTTTATTTCAAAGGTACGGTGAGATGGTGGGCGATCACTTGGCAAAGACAAGGGCTAAGTATATTAATTTGGTCATTTCCCTTGTAAGAAAAGTTTAA
- the LOC117906438 gene encoding abscisic acid 8'-hydroxylase 4, protein MELDEIKRSMLNLLPNATLQLCCYTVVLIVSLMWLMRGIARVLRDSHWESIAKIPPGSRGLPLIGETLHFMAATSSSKGFYDFVHIRQLRYGNCFRTSIFGQTHVFVSSTESAKVVLNNEVGKFTKRYIKSIAELVGNESLLCASHQHHKLIRGRLINLFSTASISSFIKQFDQLIVTTLSGWEHKPTVVVLHEALELICKAMCKMLMSLESGDEVEMLQKDVAHVCEAMIAFPLRLPCTRFYRGLEARKRVMKMLEKKIEERRRGEAYHEDFLQHLLKDNGNACCDEVPPLTDAEIQDNILTMIIAGQDTTASAITWMVKYLDENQHVLHALRAEQGRIAEKTSHASSLTLDDLNEMPYASKVVKESLRMASIVAWLPRVALQDCEVQGFKIKKGWNINIDARSIHLDPTLYNNPTMFIPSRFDGESKPNSFLAFGTGGRTCLGMNMAKAMMLVFLHRLITTYNWTVVNPDSSIEKWALFSRLKSGCPIHVSPIAKDAADA, encoded by the exons ATGGAGTTGGACGAGATCAAAAGGAGCATGCTGAATCTTTTGCCTAATGCCACTCTCCAGCTTTGCTGTTACACAGTGGTTCTCATCGTCTCGTTGATGTGGTTGATGCGTGGGATAGCCAGGGTCTTGCGTGACTCTCATTGGGAATCAATTGCCAAGATTCCTCCCGGGAGTAGAGGACTACCCTTGATCGGAGAAACTCTGCACTTCATGGCTGCCACCAGCTCTTCCAAAGGCTTCTATGACTTTGTTCATATTCGTCAACTCCG GTATGGAAACTGTTTTAGGACCAGCATATTTGGGCAGACTCATGTTTTTGTTTCAAGCACGGAGTCGGCAAAAGTGGTACTGAACAATGAAGTGGGGAAGTTCACAAAGAGATACATAAAATCAATCGCAGAGCTAGTGGGAAATGAGAGCCTACTGTGTGCATCTCATCAGCACCACAAATTGATCCGTGGTCGTCTGATCAATCTCTTCTCTACTGCTTCCATTTCCTCATTTATCAAACAGTTTGATCAACTGATTGTCACTACTCTCAGTGGCTGGGAACACAAACCCACTGTGGTTGTGCTCCATGAAGCTCTTGAG CTAATCTGTAAAGCCATGTGCAAGATGTTGATGAGTTTAGAGAGCGGAGATGAAGTAGAGATGCTGCAAAAGGATGTTGCCCATGTTTGTGAAGCAATGATTGCCTTCCCTTTGAGGCTACCCTGCACTCGATTCTATAGAGGCCTTGAG GCAAGAAAAAGAGTAATGAAAATGCTGGAGAAGAAAATCGAGGAAAGGAGAAGAGGAGAAGCCTATCATGAAGACTTTCTACAACATCTCCTGAAAGACAATGGTAATGCCTGTTGTGATGAAGTCCCGCCCTTAACGGATGCAGAGATCCAAGATAACATTTTAACCATGATAATTGCAG GCCAGGATACAACAGCAAGTGCAATCACTTGGATGGTTAAGTACCTGGACGAGAACCAACATGTCCTCCACGCACTCAGA GCAGAGCAAGGCCGAATTGCAGAAAAAACTTCACACGCCTCGTCTCTTACACTAGATGATCTTAATGAGATGCCATATGCTTCTAAGGTGGTGAAAGAATCGTTAAGGATGGCATCTATAGTAGCATGGCTCCCAAGAGTAGCCCTCCAGGACTGTGAGGTTCAAG GGTTTAAGATCAAGAAGGGGTGGAACATCAATATTGATGCTAGATCTATACATCTTGATCCTACGTTGTACAACAATCCCACCATGTTCATTCCTTCCAGGTTTGAT GGTGAATCAAAACCAAATAGCTTTTTAGCTTTCGGAACTGGGGGGAGGACATGCCTGGGAATGAACATGGCTAAAGCCATGATGCTAGTCTTTCTGCACCGCCTGATTACCACGTACAA CTGGACGGTAGTGAACCCGGATTCAAGCATCGAGAAGTGGGCTCTATTCTCGAGACTAAAAAGCGGCTGCCCCATTCATGTTAGCCCGATTGCAAAGGATGCAGCGGACGCGTAA
- the LOC117906921 gene encoding jasmonate O-methyltransferase-like isoform X1, with the protein MEVMQVLHMNKGVGETSYATNSTVQSNIISTAKPVTEEAILDIFNNVLPESVGIADLGCSSGPNALLVVSEILDVIYAKWQQLGRPCSPEFRVYLNDLIGNDFNNVFGSLPAFYNKLKEEKGSEFGPCFISGVPGSFYGRVFPSKSLHFVHSSSSLHWLSQVPPGLESKDGRGSWNKGKIYISKTSPDCVLEAYSSQFQKDWSVFLKSRAEEIVGGGRMVLSFMGRRSTDPRSKESCYQWELLARALMSMVSEGLIEEKKVDSFDAPYYAPSPEEVKFGIYKEGSFILDRLEMFEIDWDGGDGDNYDATPTSSTLSNGARVAKTIRAVVESMLASHFGGDVMDGLFQRYGEMVGDHLAKTRAKYINLVISLVRKV; encoded by the exons ATGGAAGTGATGCAAGTACTCCATATGAACAAAGGGGTTGGGGAGACAAGTTACGCAACCAACTCCACAGTTCAG aGCAACATTATATCCACAGCGAAACCAGTGACGGAGGAAGCTATACTAGATATATTCAACAATGTCTTGCCTGAGAGCGTAGGCATTGCGGATTTGGGTTGCTCATCTGGACCCAACGCCTTGTTGGTGGTGTCAGAGATACTGGACGTGATATATGCCAAATGGCAGCAGCTGGGTCGTCCTTGTTCGCCTGAGTTTAGGGTGTACTTGAATGATCTCATCGGCAATGACTTCAACAATGTGTTTGGCTCACTCCCTGCATTTTACAACAAACTCAAGGAAGAGAAAGGCTCCGAGTTTGGGCCATGTTTTATATCGGGTGTGCCTGGTTCATTTTACGGGAGGGTGTTCCCAAGCAAGAGTCTCCACTTCGTGCACTCTTCTTCCAGTCTCCACTGGCTCTCTCAG GTTCCACCGGGTCTAGAGAGCAAGGATGGGAGAGGGAGCTGGAACAAGGGAAAAATTTACATATCAAAGACGAGTCCAGATTGCGTTTTGGAGGCATACTCATCGCAGTTCCAGAAGGACTGGTCAGTGTTTCTCAAGTCACGTGCAGAAGAAATAGTGGGGGGAGGACGCATGGTGTTGTCCTTCATGGGCAGGAGATCCACAGACCCTCGTTCAAAAGAGAGTTGCTACCAGTGGGAGCTCTTAGCCCGAGCACTCATGAGCATGGTTTCGGAG GGTCTAATTGAGGAGAAAAAGGTTGATTCATTCGATGCTCCATACTATGCACCAAGTCCGGAAGAAGTGAAATTTGGAATATACAAAGAGGGGTCATTCATCTTAGATCGGTTGGAAATGTTTGAAATTGATTGGGATGGAGGTGATGGTGATAATTATGATGCAACTCCCACGTCCTCAACACTATCAAATGGAGCACGAGTGGCTAAGACAATTAGAGCTGTGGTTGAGTCCATGCTAGCAAGCCATTTTGGAGGAGATGTAATGGATGGTTTATTTCAAAGGTACGGTGAGATGGTGGGCGATCACTTGGCAAAGACAAGGGCTAAGTATATTAATTTGGTCATCTCCCTCGTAAGAAAAGTTTAA